The Brassica rapa cultivar Chiifu-401-42 chromosome A10, CAAS_Brap_v3.01, whole genome shotgun sequence genome segment gataatcttctctatgaCGAGatagatggagccttctccctttacaataagCAAATCCTCAAATTCTaaagtctccaatggttttcttctgtctagaatagcgtagagatgataaagagaaacataaaatatgatatatcaaagccacaggcggctgggagagaaaatatggataactagggcaaatcccgtaatgattgtagtttcctaaaaaatctctgccgctggaacactcactcggaacagtcatcaagactgttctgcgtgaaaaccaccaaattgcattgttttctgcctcttttgttccagctgatccatctcccatcaaatgcaactccagacctgtaatgactccaaaaggactaggaagactcgataaagacttgaaaactaatttaaaagcatatatacaagatgtataaaacaccatatatcagtCTCTCCCTAGAGGAGGAAGTTAATATGCCCATAATGCAAAATTTGGTTAAACAACCCATTGAACAATTATTGATGTCAACTCTTGAATTGAAGGATTGCGGAGGATGGATTCTCTACTTTGATAAGGAGGAGATGGTGAAAGATCTCTCTCGGCCCTGTCGAGAGGAAGTTTGACTAAATTTACCCATAAAGGATAATTTTAGAGGGCTTGATGATTCTAGCTTTAGACACCTCAAAGTTGCAACTAATATTGAGCATTGCCTTGAGAAagagctagttgataaagatggatTCGTGAACACAAAAACACGAAACAAATAGCTGTTGAATGAAACGCTCTGTACGTCTTGTGAGGGATCCCAAAGATAACACACTAAACACATCACGTGGTATGATAATGGTGGTAGGAGCTTTAGCAATCTCTGATTTGGTGGTGATAATGACCATTGTCTTGAACGTGAAGTAGCTATTGTTCGCCACCATAGACCAAAGTACGCCAATGGAGGGAGTGGGATCTGCAAGTCAGCAAACAAATACTCCATCGCCCGAGCAGATTGAACATCATGTGTAGAGAAACCAAGGTTCTCGAAGCTGGCGAGATCTGAACTACAACTACCAGATCTGATGCCTGGCTCACACCATAGCAAAGCAGAGCTGGTAATTCCCTTAGGGAAATGATTCATCGGACAAGGAGCCGAAGATGATGGTAAAAGCCGGTGAGAGTTTAGGTCCGTACATTGGAAGGACCTTAAACAAGAAAAGCAAGCAATAGCAATCGACAGTTTCACATAAGCAGAGAGGTCACTAGATGAAGTAATCAAGCACCTCCACAGAGGAACAAACACAAACCTCGTCCATACAAGTTGAGGAAAGGCGCCTGAGTAAATTTCATCACGGCTTTCACCCGAGAAGTAGTTATCAGCCATAGCTAGAAAGGCGATGGGAGTCGCCGAGCAGAATaccaacaaccacaaagatagcaTCACAGAGAGCAACTATGGTTATGTTTCCGTCTCAGATGAGATCTCCACCCAACAAGCaacaacatatttaaaaaagGACAAAAGAGGCACAAAAGATGTGAGAAGAATAGAGAGACtaacaggaagaagaagaaaatggaagGGAGGACCGGGCGCCAGCGAGATCCCGCCTTACCGGCGCCGGAGAAGGTGAAGTTTGCTTCGTGTATCGTGCCTTTTGAGAGTGGCTAGGGCTTTCAACCTTCTTGAAAATTATAAGTTTAACATATTacatctcattttaattatttttaagacttcatatgtacaaaagaaaaatttagttTTGCGGCTGATACAAATTATCAAAACCAAATAGGCAACATCGATTGTATAATGACGGAAGAATattaggttttctgctctcgatttgtttactattgactctccataagaccataagtgatttcattttctacttctATAGAATTGTGTTTTCGTTCTCGTCTTTCTTTCATTGATAtgagttaagtttctttttttaacttattttatgaatttagtgaattacataagtgtcagttaaaaaaaaatggacatctgtaaaaattaatTTCACTTCATATAGAATAGTTAATgaggttgtttaatttattttaataagttaaaatttaaaaaaatgatagaggataaactaatttttaacaaatttttattattcaaaatcattaattgtcatatatactttagccacattaggtaattccgtgatttttatttaaggaaacaatgaataacatttatgattaatttatggttagttatataaaaaacttattatatatttatatggaccaacatatttttctaaggattctaaaaatgattgtggtgatgacgtgtggctacaaaaaaatattattatgcttctcttttaatatatagaagaTGTGATATGTATATGTCGCTGTCTTACAAAGTATTAAAAACACGAGTATTTCACATCACATAGTATCCCAagacgatttttttttttaaagcaagagatatttattggataattttttgttataagtgaaagaccatctctaatggtttactttaaaatttttaatctcAAAATAAATTTGTGATTTGGTCGAATAATTTCTCTCAGATTTTCTTCAGTTATCAATGTACTAATTTCCACTTTTTATTTATCACTAATAACACCCTATATTTGATATGATTTAAAACtatattcatttatttaaatatttaaaattttacctaACATATGACGTTATTAAAATAACCATTTATTAcgttaattaaattaaatattcacaaacaaaaaacaatataGTTTTATTCAAACAACACTATTACTAGTTTTTACAGATAATTAATCAAAGTATGTATGtgttttttctaattttgtatTATTCATGTGTTTCTAATGTTACTATTTTATTgttctatttttatttgttatatttaacaATTGAATTATAAATTGATCCTTAactatttaatcaatttttattgATAATTATATTTGCATAAGTAATAACAATCAAAACCGTAGGTGAGTATTCAAATAAAGGAGAGCATCTTGCGCCATGTCAAGGCGGAGGCTGCGGATTCGAGCCCGTCATTCCCAACTCGAAGAAGATTTGAAGTTTGTTCATAGGGGTCTCCAGTCATGCGGAAAGCCGCACAATAGCAACAGGCACGCTGTTCTAGTCTTTGCAGCCACTTGCGCTAGAATTTTTAAAGAGCTTAATCAGCATATAAATATCAGATAATAAGCTAAAACACTTTTTGTGGAAAATGATGTCGAAGGCTCTTGCAACAGGGTCAAACCTACTAAGAAGACATGTTGTTAGAGATGGTCAATGCAGGAGATGTTGTTTGGAAGTGGAAACAGAGAAACATATTTTCTTTGATTGTCCTTATGGCCAACAAATTTGGAGGAGATCAGGTATATCGAACAACATCATTAATAATCTGAATGCTACTTTTGAAGAGAAGATAAACGCATGTCTACAATACTCAACTTCAACAAGGCTTACACACTATCTGAATCTCCCGATTTGGATACTTTGGAGGATTTGGAAAAGTAGGAATCTCCTTATATTTCAGCATAGAGGAATCTACTGGGAAAGTATTATACAACAAGCTCAACAAGACGCTCGAGAATGGAGAAAATATGGTATTGAAGATACAAATATCAATATCACTAATGATCGAAGGCGCTCAACAAATATCTGGAAAACCCCTTCTCAAGACTGGCTAAAGTGTAACGTGGATGGCACTTTTTCAAACCAAAGAAATATGAGCTCAGCTGGATGGGTCATCAGAGATGAAAATGGGACTTTCATAGGGGCGGGACAGGCCTTGGGTAATCAAGCTTATAATGCGTTGGAAAGTGAAATGCAAGCTCTTATCATGGCTATGCAATATTGTTGGAGTCATGGATATAGGAAGATACAGTTTGAGAGTGACTACAGGAAGTTGATTGCTCTGCTCAATAATGAAGACTTACATTTTGCTGGATATAACTGGATACGTGATATCAATTGGTGGAAGCAACAATTTGAAGCAACATCGTTCACATGGATTGGAAGAGATGGTAACCAAGTAGCTGACTGTCTTGCAAAACAAGgacttaataataataataggcTGTTTGTATCTCATTTCTACGTACCTAACTTTATTACTCACTTGTTGCACCATGATCATATTCGAtcacaaaattaatatatgaagtttcgagtaaaaaaaaaaaaatatcagataataaaagttttaataagCAAGGAGAGAAGGATATATATACGTAGGTGAAACAAACTTGGTCTTTTAAAGTGGGTCGTAAAGCCTTAATGAAATGGAAGGCCATTAAGAACATATGGGCTTAGAAAGTTGAAAAGTTTTGCATGTGTTTGTAGGTGAAACAAAGAGGGTTGGGCCATAAATCATTAATAAAAGAAAGGCCCATATAGAATAAAGAATATGGGCTTATTATAAGTGGCAAAGCTCACAAAACCGAAACTTGGAAGGATCAAAAAATCTGAAGCTAATATGGTTTGTGAATCAATCCCCTCCTAGCTAGCTAGTGCTGCTTGGATCTCCCCGAAACCCAAACCCCATCATCTCTCGTCCCCTAGCAAGGATTTCAGATCTGGAATCGCCATGGTGATGAACCCGTCCAAGGTCGCAGGCCATGCCCGGTTCTTACTCGAGAGCTTTAGCGATTCCGAAGTTGATTCAATCGCCCAAGAGATCTGTCAGGTAGTTCTCCCGAAGTTGCGAAATTGTTTATATCTATCTATATCTatatgaatgaatgaatgaatgaatgaatgggCAGCTGGTTGAGTATGGTGTTGAGACAAGCATTCCAGTTCTCAAGACATGCTTAGATTGCTTCGCCGCCCGTCGAAGCCATCCTAATACCTCGCAGCTTGAGAAACTAATATCCTTGGTCTTTAAACGTGTCCTGAAACACTCTAATCTCATTTCTCACGCCCTTCAAGATGTCGAGGTCACTGATGAGTTCGTGGCTGATTTGACTAATGCTCTCGACTTTTCAATCTCTGACAAAATTAGCTTTGCTCTGTCTCTAGCCGAGTCTGATGATGCAAACGCAGCTGGTAAGCAGCTcccttctttctttttgttttactttttacCTTTTTGATGATTGCTTTGCTTTTTGTAGGTCGAAACTTATTATTGGCCATGATTGAGCAACTGTGTGCCAATTCTGCCCAGATTGAGTCAACCGAGCAAGTTCagaatattcttttgtttcTCCAGACATCTGAGGACCTCTCCACCCATCTTACTTCCTTCTTACAGATTTTGTCTTCTACTCAACCCAAAGATGACTTCTCTTTTGCTCTTACTCCTATCCTTTCTCAACAGCTTCACCAAGCTGATGTTTTAAGGTGCCGCTTTTGGGCTGCCCTCCTCTCTTCACTCCTTATGTCCAGCTTCTGACTCTCTACGCTTTTCTCTTGTGCTGTAGGAGCATCGATTTTCACACTGAGTTTGATTCTATCTTAGCTGAAATCGACAAGGAAATTTCTGTTGGAGATCTTATGGGAGAATTAGGTTGTGGTGTTACTGCTGATGCACAACAATGCAGAGATATCTTGTCTAGTTTCGCACCATTAACAGAGGCTACTATCTCAAGGATTCTTGCTAATGTTGCTCGTACCTGTGCTGATCTCGAAGATAACCACACCACCTTTTCAACATTTAGTCTGGTCCTTGGTTGCTGCATTCCCACTGAACTTTCCACTCCAATGTCGTGGAGTGTTGACATCTTAATTGAGACAATCAAGCAACTTGTAACTTATCTAATTCCCTTTATACTTTGTCTAATCAATATCTTTGATAACTTCAGAACTCATTTCAGTCTTttgattattcttttttttgtgtgtgtgcaTAATCCTCTTACTTTATCAGTGGATAATGAAGCATCTACATCATTTGTTAATTGTTATTTGGTTCAtgctcttaattttttttttgctaaagcaGGCTCCTGGCACAAGCTGGAGGAAAGTAATCGAGAATCTTGACCATAGTGGATTTGATATCCCCAATAAGGAGTCTTTCTCGTTTTTCATGCGGCTATATAAAACTGCTTCCCAGGTGTGTTCTCATACGGTCTAATCTGAATGTTCAAAATACGTTGTTTCCACTTCCACTGTTGTTTGGGGGTATAAAACTGAATTCTTGCAGGACCCGTTTCCTCTTGATGCTGTATGCGGTTCTGTCTGGAAAAATGTGGAAGGTCAAATATCGTTTCTTAAATATGCAATAGCATCCCCACCAGAAGTATTCACCTTTATGCATTCTCCCAGGAAGCTGGTGAGATACCACGCGTCTGTGTTTAGAGCCCGTTCTCCGTTGATACTGTCACTATTCTGACCATCTGTTTTCCAGGTATATATTGACGATAACATGCACAGCCATGAGCATCAATTAGGACTTTCCAATGAAGCATGGCTATCTCTCGATCTCTTAGATGTCTTATGCCAACTAGCTGAGAGAGGTCATACTGTTTTAGTTAGTTCGCTGCTCCAGTATCCACTCGCACAGTGTCCCAAAACCTTGCTTACTGGAATGACACACATCAAAGTAATTCTCCATGACTGTTGGTGATGTATGCTCGTAACCTTGACCTTTTTTTTGGCTAAGTATGCTTGTCCTCTGGTTGCAGACTGCCTATAATCTCATTCAGCGAGAGGTTGTTTCTGCTATTCTTCCAGTGATAATTACGAACTCACAGGATAGTGGTTTTATCCTTAATCTTTGGCATCAGAATACTGAGCTTGTTCTGTGGGGGATTTTAAAGGCCCAAAATCTAAAAGCAGACCGCATACTCAATTTAATTGATATCTGCCATGAACTGAAGGTGAGtgtatttgaataaaaatgtgTGACTGTGACTTAGCTAAGGTGATTTGTTTCTTACATTAGCGTCTCTGTATCTATGAACTAatctttggattttttttaatatatttcagGTTCTTTCTGTTGTTTTAGAATCGGTTCCAATCTCATTCAGCATCAGATTGGCAGTCCTTGCCTCACTGAGAGGCTATTTGGACATCGAGAACTGGTTGCCAAACGTTCTATGTGTGTATAAAGACCTCTTTGCGGAGGTTATTTATTCTTTTCACATTCAAAACTCTATTACTTTAATTCCTGTAGAGATGAGACGATACCTAACATGTAAAATTAATGTTTTCCATGTTCAGGAATGTCTCAAGTTTGTCAAAAATGTGCATTTTAGCGAATCAGAGGATTTTACTTCCCAACATTTCCATCCTTCTGATCCGTTATCAGATGTTCATTTGGATGCAACGACTTCGCTTTTGAAAGTTAGTTAGGATCCTTTATTTAGCTCGTCTGTTACTTCGTGGCTATTGGGATTAATTTGCTTGAACATGTATTGCAGGTTTTGAAAGCTCATGACAATGTGATAACTTCATCTCAACTGGTCGATGAGATAGAAAAGGTCAATGCAGCAATCTTGGATTGTAATTCTAAACTGCAGAATGGTGAGGCTAAAGTTTCATCAGCTTCGAATGCATATGGAGACGATATTGAGGCAGAAGCGAACGCTTATTTCCATCAAATGTTTTCGGGTCAGTTGAGTGTTGATGCAATGGTTCAAATGCTTTCGCGATACAAGGACTCCTCGGTTCAAAGGTTTGATAATGTCAAACTATACATATTTGAGAAATTTAATCTATCTTATCAAATTTGCCCGGCTTCTCATGCAATAGGAAACTCACGAGGTTTTCTTTTGACAGggaaaaatcaatttttgattgCATGATTGCTAATCTGTTCGAGGAATATCGTTTTTTCCCCAAGTATCCCGAGAGGCAGCTAAAAATAGCCTCCATCCTTTTTGGTGAGTGGTCTTCTAAGTGATACCATGATTTACTTTATGTAGTGGGAGGATACCATGCTATGTTTACCTGTTCATGCGATCGTGTGTTGTCCTCAACATTTATTAGCGTACCATAACAAGCGCGATCACTTGGCAAGTTATGCGAGATGATGATGTTTCAGAAGAATTTCCTGAATTTGGAAATTACCAGTGACATGTTGTTTGAGCAACTCCTTTCAGTTTGTATTGTCGTCGTTATATTCTCTTTAACTTGTTGCGACTTTTACAATTTCCAGGCTCTGTTATCAAGCACCAGCTTATAAGTTCTCTCACACTTGGGATGGCACTGCGTTTAGTCTTGGATTCTTTGCGTAAACCTGCAGATTCAAAAGTATGCATTGTCCTATGGTTTAATTCTGTCTTCCGGCTTTCTACTGTAAAAGATCTGTCATCTTGTTTCTTTCCTGATTCATGCAGATGTTTCTGTTTGGAAGCAAAGCTCTGGAACAGTTCGTGAATCGTCTGGTTGAATTGCCTCAGTACTGTAACCATATTTTGCAAATATCTCATCTGCGTAGCACTCACCCCGAGTTAGTCACTGTTATTGAACAAGCACTTTCAAGGATATCATCTGGTAATTTAGAATCAGAGGCAGTTTCGAACCCTGGTCCTTCACAGTCTTTCCCTGGAAATGGCGAGGTATATTGTTGATATCAAGATTTTCTTTTGACTGTTTTCGCTGCTCTACCACATTTTGATATCTTCTTAGAAGTTGATTAAATTATCTTTTGGAAGAGGAAAGTAAAATGCTTTATCCTTTCTATTTTTAGTCTCATGCCTTTCAATTTCCAGTTCTTTAGCCGTTATGTAAATAGATACTGTAAGCGTCTGGTCTGGCTAAGCGTCTGGTCTGGCTTAAATCTTTCTTAAACCGTGAATGGTCTTTCCGAAAATTAACGCATTGTTTGTTTATATGTTGTCAGTTTAGTGGTTCTGGAATTGGCCAGTCTGCTCTCCAACTTCCTTTACCTGTACAGTCTCAACAGAAAAATGAAGTGCACATTAATGACAACAGCAGAGTGCCAAGTGTGCCATCTATCGAAGCAAAGACACTTCTGCCCTCTTCATCTACTACTTCCGCTGATGTTTCTGTCATTCCTAAGGTGATCACTTTTCtcgtctaattttttttatggctGTGGGTTGGTTGGAGGAGCTTTCATTTAATCTCGCTAGTTATCCTTGCAGAATCCTGGTATTTCGACTTCTTCATTAACTTCAGCTGGTATTGTTCGTCCCGCTCGTGGAGCCACTTCGACAAGTAATCTCCAGTTGACTTTAATTGTATAACTATTCTTTCAAATATGATAAGAAATGTTAGTAATAGTCCCGATTATCACAGGGTTTGGGTCTGCTTTGAACATAGAGACCCTGGTTGCAGCAGCAGAGAGAAGGGAAAACGCAATAGAGGTAGTTGCTTTGCTGTGCATTACATTTGGAGTTGCTTGCTTTTGGTTACATTGCATAATGAATTGTCAATATGCCAGCTGCCGACAATATAGTATGAGTGACAAGAATAAGTCTTTCTTTTTTCCAGATTCCACCTTCAGATGTTCAGGACAAAATTTCTTTCATAATCAATAATATCTCTACAGCCAATATTGAATCCAAGGGGAAAGAGTTCGCTGAGATTTTGCCTCAACAGTACTATCCCTGGTTCGCTCAGTATATGGTTATGAAAAGGTACAGAATAGTTGTGTGTGTATGTTTGCAATTTATGTGAGGTTTGCCGTCTGATCTTATTGTTTTTTCTGCATGTGTAGAGCGAGCATTGAGCCCAATTTTCATGATTTGTACTTGAAATTCTTGGACAAAGTTGATTCCAAGCTGTTGTTTAAGGAGATACTTCAAAATACTTACGAAAATTGCAAGGTAAATACAATCGATTCGTTGTGATGGGTCTTGGGTGTTCATTCTGTTTAGCAATTTTTTtacttctttattttctttggtTTTCAGGTTCTCTTGGGTTCAGAGCTCATaaagtcaagttcggaagagcGATCTCTGCTCAAAAATTTAGGCAGTTGGCTTGGAAAATTGACCATTGGAAGGAATTATGTTTTGAGGGCGCGAGAAATTGATCCAAAATCCTTAATTGTGGaggtattttcttatattttcgtcaaaatataataattattcaTTCTTTTGTGTTAATTGTGTCAGTTTGTAGATAGtgaaaaaaaatttcttcattTGCAGGCATATGAAAAAGGGTTGATGATTGCAGTCATTCCATTTACTTCAAAGGTTGGTGATGGTTGATTAGTTTTCCTAGCTGTTTTAGGGTTGATGGCCTGAATTTTAATTTGCGGTTACTACAGGTTCTGGAGCCATGCCAAATGAGTATTGCGTATCAGCCTCCCAATCCTTGGACAATGGCTATACTCGGGTTGCTCGCTGAGATTTATTCAATGCCGAACCTTAAAATGAATCTGAAGTTTGACATAGAGGTATCTGTTTTATTAATGACTATAGTAAGCATCAGCGAGCTGTCTTGCATCGTTTCTCTTATTCTATTTCAGTGTTTAGTTCTCATCTGATCTTTCTCTTCAGGTTTTATTCAAGAACCTTGGTGTTGATTTGAAGGAAGTAGCGCCGACTTCCCTTCTAAAGGACCGGAAGAGAGAAATAGATGGGAATCCTGATTTTAGCAACAAAGATCTTGGAGTAACACATATATCTCAACCACAGATAATCCAAGAGCCGAAAACAATTTCTCCTCTTAAGCAAATAGACCTGCCTCTGGATGTTGCAGATTCACCTAATACAGACGATTCCTCGAAGTTATTATCACAGGTTATATTATGTGTACTATTTGTTATTGACCTGGTGTCAGTTTTTAGTTATCAACAATATTTAGCCCCTTGCTTTTTATCTTTTCAGTATGTAGCCCCTCAACGTGTATATACTAATACTTTGATGGAAGACGAAAAAGTTTCCCATTTAGGCTTGTCTGATCAGCTTCCATCACCTCAAGGACTGTTCCCGTCAACTCCATCCCCATTGTTTTCTATTAGCCAGGTACGATTATCATTCTAAGAATGTCGATCaaagttattatatatttacttggTTCAAACCTTTTCTACTAACAATATGATGGCCAGCAGCTGTCAGCAGCACTTCCCAATATTGGAAATCATGTTGTTATTAATCAGAAATTAAGCGGATTTGCTCTGCACTTCCCATTTCATAGGTTTGTGACTAATGATCTCCTACTGGTTAAATCATTATACTCATTTGCTAGGCCTTCATGGTACTTTTTTTGACATCCGAAACTTAAATCCATTTTCAGAGTGGTACCACTTGCCATGGACAGAGCTATCAAGGAGATTGTGTCTGGTATTGTTCAGCGAAGTGTATGTGTTGCTTGCCAAACAACAAAAGAACTTGTGCTGAAGGTTGTTCATCTGAACttgtatatcttttttttttttttttggggggggggggggggggggggggggcacgAACCTTGAGTTCCTTTATGCTCGTCTCAAATACTTTCTTTATTTCCTATTTGTCAGTTTTAAGATCAGATTTGAAGTATttcgtatattttttttgttgcatcTCTTTTTCGCTTAACCAGAGTATCTCCAGAGTTTGGATTTTGTTTATTAATCGTAgattcatttttcttctttgactCCAGGATTATACCTTGGAACCAGATGAGACACGTATATATAATGCGGCTCACTTGATGGTTGCTAGTCTAGCTGGGAGTTTGGCCCATGTGACGTGCAAGGTTGTCCCTGCTTATGAGGCTTGGATTCTTAAGATCTGTGCTTACATCTCGTTTTTTCTGCCATGTTACACTACGCCGACGAgctctatttttcttt includes the following:
- the LOC117129139 gene encoding uncharacterized protein LOC117129139, which produces MMSKALATGSNLLRRHVVRDGQCRRCCLEVETEKHIFFDCPYGQQIWRRSGISNNIINNLNATFEEKINACLQYSTSTRLTHYLNLPIWILWRIWKSRNLLIFQHRGIYWESIIQQAQQDAREWRKYGIEDTNINITNDRRRSTNIWKTPSQDWLKCNVDGTFSNQRNMSSAGWVIRDENGTFIGAGQALGNQAYNALESEMQALIMAMQYCWSHGYRKIQFESDYRKLIALLNNEDLHFAGYNWIRDINWWKQQFEATSFTWIGRDGNQVADCLAKQGLNNNNRLFVSHFYVPNFITHLLHHDHIRSQN